The Dyella caseinilytica genome has a window encoding:
- a CDS encoding AraC family transcriptional regulator yields the protein MTRATPPRLDHDDRALHTLQRKHPRGTFVEPHAHEWAQVLYAIEGVMWVEVGQEALVVPPQRAVWLPAGLPHSIRMMSAVQMRNLYLQPQVVTSLSPRGEVFEVSPMLRQLIVTMTEEGDLRSDDYRDAAYRLIVLELLAAKHNSLRIALPNGADRRLGSVCQAVIDNPSQDISLEQHAERAGASVRTISRLFTQELGVGFAEWRRQVQLAVATSRLAEGHAINAIARSLGYQPSSFSDMFRRELGMPPVAYKSADDNDRSTDP from the coding sequence ATGACACGCGCCACCCCGCCCCGCCTCGATCACGACGACCGTGCCCTGCACACGCTGCAGCGCAAACATCCTCGCGGCACCTTCGTTGAACCGCATGCGCATGAATGGGCGCAGGTGCTCTATGCCATCGAAGGTGTGATGTGGGTGGAGGTCGGACAGGAGGCTTTGGTGGTGCCGCCGCAACGTGCGGTGTGGCTGCCGGCGGGTTTACCGCATTCGATCCGCATGATGAGCGCGGTGCAGATGCGCAATCTTTATCTGCAACCACAGGTCGTCACATCGTTGAGTCCGCGTGGCGAAGTATTCGAAGTCAGCCCGATGCTGCGGCAACTTATCGTAACGATGACCGAAGAAGGTGATCTTCGCAGCGATGACTATCGTGATGCAGCGTACCGCCTGATCGTGCTGGAATTGCTAGCCGCCAAACACAACTCGCTACGCATCGCCCTGCCCAATGGTGCGGACCGCCGCCTTGGATCAGTGTGCCAGGCGGTCATCGACAACCCATCGCAGGACATCAGCCTGGAGCAGCATGCAGAACGCGCGGGCGCCAGTGTGCGCACGATCTCCCGACTGTTCACGCAGGAATTAGGCGTGGGTTTTGCCGAATGGCGGCGTCAGGTCCAGTTGGCGGTCGCCACCTCGCGCCTCGCCGAGGGCCACGCGATCAACGCCATAGCGCGCTCGCTGGGCTATCAGCCGAGCAGCTTCAGTGACATGTTCCGCCGCGAACTCGGCATGCCCCCGGTGGCTTACAAGTCGGCCGACGACAATGACAGAAGCACCGATCCGTAA
- the lolA gene encoding outer membrane lipoprotein chaperone LolA has product MKRFRFAALAGLFALSLTLSAQAATGPARARLDAFAQGLHALSGNFTQTLTDPTGKVQTSSGTLVLEAPRQFRWDTLTPNKQTIVADGSRVWLYDPDLEQVQVRKQDAEEAHSPLTVLTDLKQLDKDFTVSEQGAHDGLNWLRLTSTGSDAQFSYVDLGFDANGLARMQFKDQLGAVSDIRFSNWQRNPTIPPQDFNFTPPKGADVIGDLPELTTQPIKN; this is encoded by the coding sequence ATGAAACGCTTCCGCTTCGCCGCACTCGCAGGCTTGTTTGCGTTATCCCTAACCCTATCGGCCCAAGCCGCCACCGGCCCGGCGCGCGCCCGGCTGGATGCTTTTGCGCAGGGCCTGCACGCGCTCTCGGGCAATTTCACCCAGACGCTCACGGATCCCACCGGCAAGGTGCAGACCAGCAGCGGCACCCTGGTGCTGGAAGCGCCGCGCCAGTTTCGCTGGGATACGCTCACGCCGAACAAGCAGACCATCGTTGCCGACGGTAGCCGCGTGTGGCTGTACGACCCGGATCTGGAGCAGGTTCAGGTGCGTAAGCAGGATGCCGAAGAGGCGCATAGTCCGCTGACGGTGCTCACCGACCTCAAGCAGCTGGACAAGGATTTCACCGTTTCGGAGCAGGGCGCTCACGACGGCTTGAACTGGCTACGCCTGACGTCCACCGGTTCGGATGCGCAATTTAGTTACGTTGATCTGGGCTTCGACGCCAACGGTTTGGCACGGATGCAGTTCAAGGATCAGCTTGGCGCGGTTTCCGACATCCGCTTCTCGAACTGGCAGCGCAATCCGACGATCCCACCGCAGGATTTTAATTTCACGCCACCCAAGGGTGCGGATGTGATTGGCGATTTGCCGGAACTGACGACGCAGCCGATCAAGAACTGA
- a CDS encoding quinone oxidoreductase family protein produces the protein MKALQFTGHGGPDALDYVDVATPSIDADSALVRILAASVNPSDVKNVSGHFSHTTLPRIPGRDFSGVVEQGPKDWLGAEVWGTGGDIGFTRDGTHAQYIRIPASALARKPRTLDHGQASAIGVNFAVAWLGVIDYAQLREGETIAVIGAGGGVGGAVTQIAKSLGCRVIGIDRQPIDADSPAGKLIDAFVPFDKHTVERVRSLDQLCDGVDVVYDSVGGIAFEMALGLAKRRGRVVEISGTGRRRVELDLIDFYHNETQLLGADSAKLDVVESARLMRTIAQGFDKGKFDAPVIAHRYALAEGREAYQAVANGTAGRVVLLP, from the coding sequence ATGAAGGCTCTTCAATTCACCGGTCACGGCGGTCCAGACGCGCTGGATTATGTCGACGTCGCCACCCCATCCATCGATGCGGACTCCGCCCTTGTGCGCATTCTTGCCGCTTCGGTGAATCCCAGTGACGTGAAAAACGTTTCCGGTCATTTCTCCCACACCACGCTGCCTCGCATTCCAGGGCGTGATTTCAGTGGCGTTGTGGAGCAAGGGCCCAAGGATTGGCTCGGCGCTGAAGTCTGGGGTACAGGCGGCGATATCGGCTTTACTCGCGACGGGACACATGCGCAATACATCCGGATACCGGCGAGCGCATTGGCGCGCAAGCCTCGCACACTGGATCACGGGCAGGCGTCCGCCATCGGGGTCAACTTTGCCGTCGCCTGGCTTGGCGTCATCGATTACGCGCAACTGCGCGAAGGCGAGACGATCGCCGTGATCGGCGCAGGTGGCGGTGTGGGCGGCGCGGTGACGCAAATCGCCAAATCGCTGGGTTGCCGCGTGATCGGGATCGATCGCCAGCCCATCGATGCAGACTCGCCTGCGGGCAAACTTATCGACGCGTTCGTGCCGTTCGATAAGCACACAGTAGAACGCGTGCGGAGCCTCGATCAACTGTGCGATGGCGTCGATGTCGTCTACGACAGCGTCGGCGGTATTGCCTTCGAGATGGCGCTTGGACTGGCGAAACGGCGCGGACGCGTCGTGGAAATCAGCGGGACCGGACGCCGCCGTGTCGAATTAGACCTGATCGATTTCTACCACAACGAAACACAGCTGCTCGGTGCAGATAGCGCGAAGTTAGACGTGGTGGAATCAGCGCGGCTGATGCGAACCATTGCGCAAGGCTTCGACAAAGGAAAGTTCGACGCGCCGGTGATCGCCCATCGTTACGCACTCGCCGAAGGGCGCGAGGCCTATCAAGCCGTAGCCAATGGCACAGCGGGCCGTGTGGTGCTGCTTCCCTGA
- a CDS encoding 2-hydroxyacyl-CoA dehydratase — MTLPKDAFRRFQEELAALDKQIEQDRGTKKPTAKQAAMSAMERAKEEFLALRQRHNLTVADVVSFFPEEEGIAYLQSLIAQTEVKPRRGRKPKAASSD, encoded by the coding sequence ATGACCCTCCCCAAAGATGCCTTCCGCCGCTTCCAGGAAGAACTGGCCGCGCTCGACAAGCAGATCGAACAAGACCGTGGAACGAAGAAACCCACGGCGAAACAAGCCGCCATGTCAGCTATGGAGCGGGCAAAAGAGGAGTTCCTGGCGCTCCGCCAACGCCACAATCTGACGGTAGCGGATGTGGTGTCTTTCTTTCCGGAGGAAGAGGGCATTGCGTACCTGCAAAGCTTGATCGCCCAAACGGAAGTGAAGCCCCGCCGGGGACGTAAGCCCAAGGCAGCCAGCAGCGACTGA
- a CDS encoding replication-associated recombination protein A: MDRPHHTSELFATDSEELKPLAERMRPRSLDEIVGQQRLLAPGKALRRALETGRVHSMVLWGPPGCGKTTLALLVARYADADFRAISAVLSGLPDVRKALAEAEANFAQGRRSVLFVDEVHRFNKAQQDAFLPHIERGVIIFVGATTENPSFELNSALLSRCRVHVLDAVSPDDIAAALRRSLADDEHGLGALKLDVADASLQLIAQAADGDVRRALTLLEIAAELADGQTIDNTTLEQVLADRTRRFDKGGEQFYDQISALHKSVRSSDPDAAVYWLVRMLDGGCDPLYLARRLTRMAVEDVGLAEPRAWRMALDAWDTYERLGSPEGELGLAQLVIWLAIAPKSNAAYMAYNQARAVVSETGTLEVPMHLRNAPTKLMKGLGYGKGYQYDHDVEGGIALDQQCLPDALIGTEFYQPVERGLELKLREKLSGLREARAQARSGGKGKGG; encoded by the coding sequence ATGGATCGACCGCACCACACCTCCGAGCTGTTCGCGACGGATTCCGAAGAGCTGAAGCCCCTGGCCGAGCGCATGCGTCCGCGTAGTCTTGATGAGATCGTCGGGCAGCAGCGCCTGCTTGCGCCGGGTAAGGCCCTCCGGCGTGCGCTGGAAACCGGGCGCGTGCATTCAATGGTGCTTTGGGGGCCACCAGGTTGTGGCAAGACCACGCTGGCCCTGCTGGTGGCACGCTATGCAGACGCGGATTTTCGCGCCATCTCTGCGGTGCTTTCAGGGTTACCCGATGTACGCAAGGCGCTGGCCGAAGCTGAGGCCAATTTTGCCCAAGGCCGGCGCTCGGTGCTCTTTGTCGATGAAGTCCATCGCTTCAATAAGGCGCAGCAGGATGCCTTCCTGCCGCACATCGAGCGCGGCGTGATCATCTTTGTCGGCGCCACCACCGAAAACCCGTCTTTCGAACTCAATTCAGCATTGTTGTCGCGCTGCCGTGTGCATGTGCTGGATGCCGTGTCGCCGGACGATATTGCTGCCGCGTTGCGACGTTCGCTGGCTGATGACGAACACGGTCTTGGCGCGCTGAAGCTGGACGTTGCCGATGCCTCCTTGCAACTGATCGCCCAGGCTGCCGATGGCGATGTACGCCGTGCGCTGACATTGCTGGAAATCGCGGCCGAACTGGCTGACGGTCAGACGATCGACAACACCACGCTTGAGCAAGTGCTGGCCGACCGCACGCGCCGTTTCGACAAGGGTGGTGAGCAGTTCTACGATCAGATCTCGGCGCTGCACAAATCCGTGCGCTCGTCCGATCCTGATGCAGCGGTGTATTGGCTGGTGCGCATGCTGGATGGCGGTTGCGATCCGCTCTACCTCGCACGTCGCCTCACGCGCATGGCCGTCGAAGATGTCGGTCTGGCCGAACCGCGCGCGTGGCGCATGGCGTTGGATGCTTGGGACACCTACGAACGCCTCGGCAGTCCCGAAGGTGAATTGGGATTGGCGCAGTTGGTCATTTGGCTGGCTATCGCACCCAAGAGCAATGCCGCTTATATGGCTTATAACCAGGCGCGGGCAGTGGTCAGTGAAACCGGCACGCTCGAAGTGCCGATGCATTTGCGTAATGCTCCGACCAAGCTGATGAAAGGTCTGGGTTACGGCAAGGGCTATCAATACGATCACGATGTCGAAGGTGGTATTGCGCTCGATCAGCAATGCTTGCCCGATGCGCTGATCGGCACCGAGTTCTATCAGCCGGTGGAGCGCGGGCTCGAGCTGAAGCTGCGTGAGAAGCTTTCAGGGTTGCGTGAGGCACGCGCGCAGGCGCGTAGCGGGGGAAAGGGGAAGGGCGGATGA
- a CDS encoding DUF1427 family protein — protein sequence MKPYLISLAVGVLVGVIYGLLRVKSPAPPTVALIGLFGMLAGEQLIMIVRNMLR from the coding sequence ATGAAGCCATACCTCATTTCCCTGGCCGTCGGCGTGCTGGTCGGCGTTATCTACGGCCTGCTGCGGGTGAAGTCGCCCGCCCCTCCTACCGTTGCGCTGATCGGGCTGTTCGGCATGCTGGCCGGCGAACAGCTGATCATGATTGTTCGCAATATGCTGCGCTGA
- a CDS encoding TonB-dependent receptor → MTPSTLALHRRSSVYLALCLALAIASPVSAQDAANNSNAATSGPSATDNTDNSASSNKAKTLAGLQVNANSAVSAIAPTQGSTIATEPQSIIGSTYIQENIAPTGDYTDAMAISPSVYTIAPNGSGLMETSVASIRGFQDGQYNVTFDGIPWGDSNDFTHHSTSYFTNQETSSVTVDRGPGTASTLGDATFGGTVSVESLVPTNDFNIHPYISLGSWETAIEGATIDTGKLNNSGTNAVVNVQNSTSDGYLTYAGQRRQNVFAKVVQPLGNNTTLTFGGMWNKINQYVPLGATKAQIAEYGPNYALNNNPDSQSYYRYNNDQISTYMGYVGLHSEFDGWTIDNKAYTYAYNHFGFNGLDPNGETPNGTFCNKKGDDCQDPDDVPGQHMRNWYRSWGDIFRLSKELGPGEIRTGLWFDHQDNLRWEYDFDDTVDLPAINTTGAPTKGSDSPVDRYMTDSLRTIQPFVEYQWNITDQAYLVGGVKYEDFLRDLDAEYNQKTGLPQDYSKEWNATLPSAAFHYAFTSDWTAYAQWAKGFLAPNLNLFYTTDPSLSDSALQPEKTTNWQLGTTWTNDRLTLSGDVYKIDFNNFIQSQKVGNITYFYNGGGVHYKGVELEGTYMLGGGFSVYANGSLNRAIQTESNTWNPNTPDKTAALGMIYSNGSVYASLIDKFVGKTYYTANTNDDTPIGGYAITNFTASYKFDPHISDVKDFKIGFQINNLFNNTHINALEGTTVADSTPLFWTIPARNFNFTVSADLF, encoded by the coding sequence ATGACGCCATCGACACTTGCGCTGCACCGCCGTTCGTCGGTTTACCTCGCTCTTTGCCTTGCATTGGCTATTGCCAGCCCGGTTTCGGCTCAGGATGCCGCCAATAATTCGAATGCTGCCACCAGCGGTCCCAGCGCAACCGACAATACGGATAACAGCGCCTCGTCGAATAAGGCCAAGACCCTTGCCGGACTGCAGGTAAACGCTAATTCAGCGGTAAGCGCCATTGCGCCGACGCAGGGCTCCACCATCGCGACGGAGCCGCAGTCGATCATCGGCAGCACCTACATCCAGGAAAACATTGCGCCCACTGGCGACTACACGGACGCCATGGCCATCTCCCCGAGCGTATACACCATCGCGCCCAACGGCTCGGGCTTGATGGAAACGTCCGTGGCTTCCATCCGCGGCTTCCAGGACGGCCAGTACAACGTCACTTTCGACGGTATTCCGTGGGGCGACTCGAACGACTTTACGCATCACTCCACCTCGTACTTCACCAATCAAGAAACCAGCAGCGTGACGGTCGATCGCGGCCCAGGCACAGCCAGCACGCTGGGCGATGCCACCTTCGGCGGCACCGTGTCGGTGGAATCGCTCGTTCCGACCAATGATTTCAATATCCATCCGTACATCAGCCTCGGCAGCTGGGAGACCGCTATCGAAGGCGCCACCATCGACACCGGCAAGCTCAACAACAGCGGCACGAATGCCGTGGTCAACGTGCAGAACAGCACCTCCGACGGCTACCTCACCTACGCCGGCCAGCGTCGTCAGAATGTCTTCGCGAAGGTGGTACAGCCGCTGGGCAATAACACCACGCTGACCTTCGGCGGCATGTGGAACAAGATCAACCAGTATGTGCCGCTGGGTGCCACCAAGGCGCAGATCGCCGAATACGGCCCGAACTATGCGCTGAACAACAACCCGGACAGCCAGTCCTACTACCGCTACAACAATGACCAGATCAGCACTTACATGGGCTATGTCGGTCTGCACTCCGAGTTTGATGGCTGGACGATCGACAACAAGGCCTACACCTACGCCTACAACCATTTCGGCTTCAACGGCCTGGACCCGAACGGTGAAACGCCGAACGGCACGTTCTGCAATAAGAAAGGCGACGATTGCCAGGACCCGGACGACGTACCCGGCCAGCACATGCGCAACTGGTATCGCTCATGGGGCGACATCTTCCGCCTGAGCAAGGAACTGGGCCCAGGCGAAATCCGCACTGGCCTATGGTTCGACCACCAGGACAACCTGCGCTGGGAATATGACTTCGACGACACGGTGGATCTGCCGGCCATCAACACGACGGGCGCGCCGACCAAGGGCAGTGACAGTCCGGTCGACCGCTACATGACCGACTCGCTGCGCACCATCCAGCCGTTCGTGGAATACCAGTGGAACATCACCGACCAGGCCTACCTGGTGGGCGGCGTGAAGTATGAGGACTTCCTGCGCGACCTCGATGCCGAATACAACCAGAAGACCGGTCTACCACAGGACTATTCGAAGGAATGGAACGCCACGCTGCCTTCGGCCGCCTTCCACTACGCGTTCACCTCCGACTGGACCGCGTATGCACAGTGGGCGAAGGGCTTCCTGGCGCCCAACCTCAATCTGTTTTACACCACCGATCCGTCGCTTTCCGATAGCGCACTCCAGCCGGAAAAGACCACGAACTGGCAGCTCGGCACCACCTGGACCAACGATCGTCTGACGCTCTCGGGCGATGTCTACAAGATCGACTTCAACAACTTCATCCAGAGCCAGAAGGTCGGCAACATCACCTACTTCTACAACGGTGGTGGCGTACATTACAAAGGTGTCGAGCTCGAAGGCACCTACATGCTTGGCGGCGGCTTCAGTGTCTATGCCAACGGCTCGCTCAACCGCGCGATCCAGACCGAAAGCAACACCTGGAACCCGAACACACCGGACAAGACCGCCGCGCTGGGTATGATCTACAGCAACGGCTCGGTGTATGCCTCGTTGATCGACAAGTTCGTCGGCAAGACCTATTACACCGCCAATACGAACGACGACACGCCGATCGGCGGTTATGCGATAACCAACTTCACCGCCAGCTATAAGTTCGATCCGCACATCAGCGACGTGAAGGACTTCAAGATCGGCTTCCAGATCAACAATCTGTTCAACAATACTCACATCAACGCGCTGGAAGGCACCACTGTCGCCGACAGCACGCCGCTGTTCTGGACCATTCCCGCCCGCAACTTCAACTTCACCGTTTCGGCGGATTTGTTCTGA
- a CDS encoding acid phosphatase produces the protein MKRYALLLTLLLIGQPSLADDDGGTTCIDKVELSNLLPPPPAAGSTAAQHDLQVVLATQQSRTQADMDAAKADTERSVFRFADALGSGLQPKALPKTSAFFSRVLNFDKDAVKDVKDYWKRQRPAAVSSEVHPLAKEKDNDWSYPSGHATFGYSTAVLLANMLPEKRAAIFARADVYAQHRIVMGAHFPSDVEAGHLAGTVIATQIMQDPTWRQDYEAARLELRHALGLPANPPRAVGLDHDDDDH, from the coding sequence ATGAAACGTTATGCACTACTGTTGACGCTGCTTCTGATCGGCCAGCCCTCACTGGCCGACGACGATGGCGGTACCACCTGTATCGACAAAGTCGAACTGTCGAACCTGCTGCCGCCTCCGCCGGCAGCAGGTTCGACTGCGGCCCAGCACGATCTGCAAGTCGTGCTGGCCACGCAGCAAAGCCGTACGCAGGCAGACATGGATGCCGCCAAGGCGGACACCGAACGCTCGGTGTTCCGCTTTGCCGATGCTTTGGGATCCGGGCTTCAACCGAAAGCGTTGCCGAAAACGTCCGCGTTCTTTAGTCGCGTGCTCAATTTCGACAAAGATGCCGTCAAAGACGTCAAGGATTACTGGAAGCGCCAGCGACCTGCAGCCGTATCCAGCGAGGTACATCCGCTGGCGAAAGAAAAGGACAACGACTGGAGCTATCCGAGCGGCCACGCCACCTTCGGTTACAGCACGGCGGTTCTGCTTGCGAACATGCTACCGGAGAAGCGTGCAGCGATTTTTGCCCGGGCCGACGTCTACGCCCAGCACCGCATCGTGATGGGCGCACACTTTCCCAGTGATGTGGAAGCGGGACATCTGGCCGGTACGGTGATTGCGACCCAGATCATGCAAGATCCGACTTGGCGGCAGGATTACGAAGCGGCGCGGTTGGAACTACGTCATGCACTGGGGCTGCCGGCTAATCCGCCGCGAGCGGTGGGACTGGATCATGACGATGATGATCACTGA
- a CDS encoding PspA/IM30 family protein translates to MSILGRMADLLQAKTHALLDKMEDPNELLDLSYEKMISGLQETKQHLAEVVTEQKMLERQMDQAKQEADHAQDNARLALQSSREDLAREALSKRQAALDKQQSLAKAHDNITAQVEKLVGYQKTLETRIEQFHTQKEVMKSSYTAAQAQVKVTESLTGVGNRLGQVGDTLRRAEDKVSGAQAKADAMDGLLKAGILNDPLDRRSSTEKELDDLRSHSAVDAELEKLKAELGKS, encoded by the coding sequence ATGAGCATCCTTGGACGCATGGCCGACCTGCTGCAGGCCAAGACACATGCACTGCTGGACAAGATGGAAGATCCGAATGAGCTGCTGGATCTTTCCTATGAAAAGATGATCAGCGGACTGCAGGAAACCAAGCAGCATCTGGCCGAAGTCGTCACCGAGCAGAAAATGCTGGAACGGCAGATGGACCAGGCCAAGCAGGAAGCCGATCATGCTCAGGATAATGCACGGCTTGCGCTGCAATCCTCCCGCGAGGATCTGGCACGCGAAGCGCTAAGCAAGCGTCAGGCAGCGTTGGACAAGCAACAATCACTGGCCAAGGCACACGACAACATCACAGCCCAGGTGGAGAAGCTGGTCGGCTACCAGAAAACGCTCGAAACCCGCATCGAGCAGTTCCACACGCAGAAGGAGGTGATGAAAAGCAGCTACACAGCAGCTCAGGCGCAGGTAAAAGTCACCGAATCCTTGACTGGCGTGGGCAATCGGCTCGGCCAGGTCGGCGACACCCTGCGTCGTGCCGAGGACAAGGTGAGTGGCGCTCAGGCCAAGGCCGATGCCATGGACGGGCTGCTGAAAGCCGGCATCCTGAATGACCCGCTTGATCGCCGCAGCAGCACCGAGAAAGAACTGGACGACCTGCGCAGCCATAGCGCCGTCGATGCAGAGCTCGAAAAGCTCAAGGCCGAGCTCGGCAAATCCTGA
- a CDS encoding LrgA: protein MNTPARTSWDNVEFYTSYFLMFVLASVIGTRLSFATVWELPILDLVLSSVALILVIASFWIARKRRSWRLWIIAFATATQILPMIVRHPVMLFPVLGGLIPVIIMAWALFSLSRKGSNSPRARGS, encoded by the coding sequence ATGAACACCCCGGCGCGCACGTCATGGGACAACGTGGAGTTCTACACCAGTTACTTCCTCATGTTCGTGCTTGCCTCCGTGATCGGCACGCGCCTGAGCTTCGCCACGGTATGGGAACTGCCCATACTCGATCTGGTACTCAGCAGCGTTGCGCTCATCTTGGTCATCGCCAGCTTTTGGATCGCCCGTAAGCGCCGTAGCTGGCGCCTGTGGATCATCGCCTTCGCCACGGCCACGCAGATCCTGCCCATGATCGTGCGCCATCCTGTGATGTTGTTCCCAGTACTAGGCGGACTGATCCCGGTGATCATCATGGCATGGGCGTTGTTCTCGCTTTCTCGCAAAGGTTCAAATAGCCCTCGCGCGCGCGGTTCCTGA
- the serS gene encoding serine--tRNA ligase, giving the protein MLDPSLLRSRLAETAARLKETRGFVLDVASVEALESQRKQLSTETQDLQNLRNTRSKAIGQAKAKGEDVASLMAEVAGIGDKLKANELALAEVQTQLSDIAWLIPNIPHESVPIGKDETDNKEISRWGTPRSFDFEVKDHVDLGERHGWLDGEAGAKLSGARFTVLRGQLAHLHRALGQFMLDLHTREHGYLECNVPVLVNSDSMFGTTQLPKFEEDLFATQVGDSRRYLIPTAEVSLTNLVRDSIQDADALPLRFTAHSLCFRAEAGSYGRDVRGMIRQHQFEKVEMVQVARAGESYAQLEEMVGHAEKVLQKLNLPYRKLLLCTGDMGFQSTKTYDLEVWLPSQSTYREISSCSNCEDFQARRLQARVRNPETNKPELVHTLNGSGLAVGRTMIAVMENYQNADGSITLPEALRPYMGGVEKIA; this is encoded by the coding sequence ATGCTGGACCCCTCATTGCTGCGTTCGCGCCTGGCCGAAACCGCTGCACGCCTCAAGGAAACCCGAGGCTTCGTGCTCGATGTGGCCTCGGTGGAGGCACTGGAAAGCCAGCGCAAGCAGTTGTCCACGGAAACCCAGGATCTGCAGAACCTGCGCAACACCCGTTCCAAGGCCATTGGCCAGGCCAAGGCTAAGGGCGAGGATGTGGCGTCGCTGATGGCCGAGGTCGCCGGCATCGGCGACAAGCTCAAGGCCAACGAGCTTGCCCTGGCTGAGGTACAGACCCAGCTGTCGGACATTGCGTGGCTGATTCCGAATATCCCGCACGAGTCGGTGCCTATCGGCAAAGACGAAACCGATAACAAGGAAATCAGCCGCTGGGGTACGCCGCGCAGCTTCGACTTCGAGGTAAAGGACCACGTCGACCTCGGCGAACGGCACGGCTGGCTGGATGGCGAAGCTGGCGCGAAGCTCTCCGGTGCGCGTTTCACCGTGTTGCGTGGCCAGTTGGCGCATCTGCACCGTGCCCTTGGCCAGTTTATGCTCGACCTGCACACGCGCGAGCATGGTTATCTCGAATGCAACGTGCCAGTGCTGGTCAACAGCGATTCGATGTTCGGCACCACCCAACTGCCGAAGTTCGAGGAAGATCTGTTTGCGACACAGGTGGGCGATTCGCGCCGTTACCTGATTCCGACCGCCGAAGTCTCGCTTACCAATCTGGTGCGTGACAGCATCCAGGATGCTGATGCATTGCCGTTGCGCTTTACCGCGCACTCACTGTGCTTCCGCGCCGAAGCCGGCAGTTATGGCCGCGATGTGCGCGGCATGATTCGCCAGCATCAATTCGAAAAAGTGGAAATGGTGCAGGTGGCCCGGGCTGGCGAATCCTATGCGCAGCTTGAGGAAATGGTGGGGCACGCCGAAAAAGTGCTGCAAAAACTCAACCTGCCGTATCGCAAGCTGTTGCTGTGCACCGGCGACATGGGCTTCCAATCCACCAAGACCTACGATCTGGAAGTGTGGCTGCCCAGCCAGAGCACCTATCGCGAAATCTCCAGTTGCTCCAATTGCGAAGACTTCCAGGCTCGCCGTCTGCAGGCCCGTGTGCGCAATCCGGAAACCAACAAACCCGAGCTGGTCCACACACTCAACGGTTCCGGTCTCGCTGTGGGCCGCACAATGATTGCGGTGATGGAGAACTACCAGAACGCCGACGGTTCCATCACCCTTCCCGAAGCCCTTCGCCCCTACATGGGAGGCGTGGAGAAAATCGCATGA
- a CDS encoding H-NS family nucleoid-associated regulatory protein: protein MAIDLKSLSPKELKALIANAESHMQDARANQIQEVRKKIDALLSSSGLSLADVYPTRGGKGGKRGSVAPKYRNPDDPSQTWTGRGKRPLWFAAAVKRRGVTAESLLIEGAKAKVAPAKRAAKKAVRKKARKR from the coding sequence ATGGCTATCGATCTAAAATCTCTGTCTCCCAAAGAACTCAAGGCACTTATTGCAAACGCCGAATCGCACATGCAGGATGCAAGGGCCAACCAGATCCAGGAAGTCAGGAAGAAGATCGACGCTTTGCTAAGCAGCTCCGGCCTCAGCCTGGCCGATGTCTACCCCACTCGTGGTGGCAAGGGTGGAAAGCGCGGTTCGGTCGCACCGAAGTACCGCAACCCGGATGACCCCAGCCAGACCTGGACTGGCCGCGGCAAGCGCCCTCTGTGGTTCGCGGCGGCAGTGAAACGTCGGGGTGTCACGGCGGAAAGTCTGCTGATTGAAGGGGCTAAGGCCAAGGTTGCACCGGCCAAACGAGCTGCCAAGAAGGCTGTTCGCAAGAAGGCTCGCAAGCGCTGA